From a region of the Candidatus Coatesbacteria bacterium genome:
- a CDS encoding NADH:ubiquinone reductase (Na(+)-transporting) subunit E (Part of the NQR complex which consists of NqrA, NqrB, NqrC, NqrD, NqrE and NqrF; NQR complex catalyzes the reduction of ubiquinone-1 to ubiquinol by two successive reactions, coupled with the transport of Na(+) ions from the cytoplasm to the periplasm; NqrE is probably involved in the second step, the conversion of ubisemiquinone to ubiquinol.), which translates to MQAVVVLFSAALTNNIALTNFLGMCPFIAVSRDVKTAFGMGAAVTLVMTLTAAANWAIQHYLLEPFGVEHLQYIIFIVVIAAIVQVLELAIERFSPDLYASFGVFLALITVNCAILGVSLFMVLRGYGFVETLAYGFGSGVGWTLAIVALAGIRQKLERADLPKGLEGPGITMIATAIMAMAFIGLTGLI; encoded by the coding sequence ATGCAAGCCGTCGTCGTGCTGTTCTCCGCCGCGCTGACCAACAACATCGCCCTGACCAACTTTCTGGGCATGTGCCCTTTCATCGCCGTCAGCCGCGACGTCAAGACCGCCTTCGGCATGGGCGCCGCGGTGACCCTGGTGATGACCCTGACCGCCGCCGCCAACTGGGCCATCCAGCACTACCTGCTCGAGCCCTTCGGCGTCGAGCACCTGCAGTACATCATCTTCATCGTCGTCATCGCCGCCATCGTCCAGGTGCTCGAGCTGGCCATCGAGCGCTTCAGCCCCGACCTCTACGCCTCCTTCGGCGTCTTCCTGGCCCTGATCACCGTCAACTGCGCCATCCTCGGCGTCTCCCTCTTCATGGTTCTGCGCGGCTACGGCTTCGTCGAGACCCTGGCCTACGGCTTCGGCTCCGGGGTGGGCTGGACCCTGGCCATCGTCGCCCTGGCCGGCATCCGCCAGAAGCTGGAGAGGGCCGACCTGCCCAAGGGCCTCGAGGGTCCGGGGATCACCATGATCGCCACGGCGATCATGG